The following nucleotide sequence is from Aneurinibacillus soli.
TGGTTATTCTTGGTGTTTCGTAATCTTAAATTTCCACATAGAAAGGAATTTATACGTAGACTCCCATTGGTTACTTAACATTAACTTTCATTTGTTCTGCCCATACATTAGCAGAATTTGCTCTTGCTTCATAGAGATTAACATGTTTTTGCTCTGGTGATTTTTCTATTGATGGTGTTATAATTTCCGCTTTAGTCGCTAATGCGAGCATACTCCATAAAACAGAAATAAAGAGTAGTGCTTTTAGGATACCCTTCGTTTCTGATTTCCTAACTTGAACTGCATTCATTTTTTATTACCTCCGTATATGTACTACACCTTCATTATCACTTTTCTGGTGCATTTTAACAAAGTCGATATTCCTTCTGAAAGCGACAATCATTGGTAATAAAAGAGGATGAAAGCGAATGTCATAATATGAAATCTCATAATTCCTCTGTTTTGCATCGTGTTCCTCACGTTGTTATTCCTGGGGATAAATTTTGACAAAACAAAAAAGCCCCACCACCCAAACGTGAACTGTAACCAAAAAAGTAGACACTAAAAGAAAGAACCCTTTTTGCTATGCACTAAGAAGATGACTTCGATACTGATTCGGGGTCATCTTTTTTAATGTCCATTGGTAACGGTGACAGTTGTAGTTATACATATAGTCATTTACACGTCGAACAAGTTCGTTAAAAT
It contains:
- a CDS encoding IS3 family transposase, giving the protein MDNAPMEFFFGHMKDELDYADCKDFNELVRRVNDYMYNYNCHRYQWTLKKMTPNQYRSHLLSA